A single genomic interval of uncultured Desulfobacter sp. harbors:
- the gspF gene encoding type II secretion system inner membrane protein GspF, which yields MAVFEYNGLTASGRKKSGIIDAENPDAAQDNLKQKGIFPTSILRIESGAGRIKTKKGASRGKTFNLPPLFSSVKSSEVTMITRQLATLLAAGFPLLKAVATLVPQAKSKIFKRVLSRVKDAIEEGNSFADALGAHPQVFSAVYINMVKAGEASGTLEVVLERLADFSEKREDTKKKVQASLAYPVFMAVIGFLVLIFLLTFIVPNITKIFTDMNHELPMPTQMLLGISGMVKTWWWLIIPAPFFAILCLYGIRKTDKGGRILDRIILSLPVSGNLTRQLIASRFSRTLGSLLDNGVPLLTALGITKTISGNRVIAELIEKCAQTVEQGGSLGSVLEKSSAFPDLAAQMIKVGEKSGEMEKMLEKLAELFERNVQTAITAATSIIEPLIILIMGVVIGFIILAVCLPIFEINQLIG from the coding sequence ATGGCTGTTTTCGAATATAACGGACTGACTGCTTCCGGCAGAAAAAAATCAGGCATTATAGATGCTGAAAATCCCGACGCAGCCCAAGATAATTTAAAACAAAAAGGCATTTTCCCCACCTCAATCCTTCGAATTGAATCAGGGGCAGGCCGAATAAAAACAAAAAAAGGGGCATCCAGGGGAAAAACCTTTAACCTGCCGCCACTTTTCTCTTCCGTAAAATCTTCGGAAGTCACCATGATCACACGCCAGCTGGCCACGCTTCTGGCCGCAGGATTCCCCTTGCTCAAAGCTGTTGCTACCCTGGTGCCCCAGGCCAAGAGTAAAATCTTTAAGCGGGTTCTGTCCAGGGTCAAGGACGCCATTGAAGAGGGCAACAGTTTTGCCGACGCTTTAGGTGCCCACCCCCAGGTATTTTCTGCGGTATACATCAACATGGTCAAGGCAGGGGAAGCCTCCGGCACCTTAGAGGTTGTGCTGGAACGGCTGGCTGATTTCAGCGAAAAAAGAGAGGACACGAAAAAGAAAGTCCAGGCGTCCCTGGCCTACCCCGTGTTCATGGCGGTGATTGGTTTCCTTGTACTCATCTTTCTTTTAACCTTTATTGTCCCCAATATCACAAAAATATTTACGGATATGAACCATGAGCTACCCATGCCCACCCAGATGCTTCTTGGTATCAGCGGCATGGTAAAAACGTGGTGGTGGCTGATAATTCCCGCACCGTTTTTTGCCATATTATGCCTGTACGGCATCCGTAAAACAGACAAAGGGGGGCGTATTCTTGACCGGATCATTTTATCCCTGCCGGTATCCGGCAACCTGACCAGACAGCTCATTGCATCCCGGTTTTCCAGAACATTAGGATCGTTGCTTGACAACGGGGTGCCGCTTTTAACAGCTTTGGGCATTACCAAAACCATATCCGGCAACCGGGTGATTGCCGAATTGATCGAAAAGTGCGCCCAGACAGTGGAGCAAGGCGGCAGCCTTGGTTCTGTTCTGGAAAAAAGTTCAGCCTTTCCGGATCTTGCGGCGCAGATGATCAAGGTGGGGGAAAAAAGCGGAGAAATGGAAAAAATGCTGGAAAAGTTAGCAGAACTGTTTGAAAGAAATGTTCAGACAGCCATTACAGCGGCCACCTCAATTATCGAGCCTTTGATCATTCTTATCATGGGCGTAGTGATCGGATTTATCATCCTTGCGGTTTGTTTGCCTATATTTGAAATCAACCAGTTAATAGGTTAA
- the gspE gene encoding type II secretion system ATPase GspE: MEKLIQQFIDRLATIVTLDHEQREKIRAACAKNPARMPDMACDTKLVSESQSLKALGAIYGIEFLEDIAFLNPDMSVSEKITRKFLKKNLIVPLKPENKRPIVALNDPSDLSYVDEVAMYVGFGDYTLALATRAQILSAVNMIFDQEEHNVQKLMDDIEDDEFLHIEDIEQTADLLDDTSDAPVIRLVNQMISQSVKAGASDIHIEPFQDELVVRYRIDGILYPMMSPPKMFQSSLISRVKVMAKMNIAEKRIPQDGRAQVRLGNQEIDMRISTVPTNFGERLVIRLLNKSGSFMQISEFGLSQENERHLHEIFRQNHGIVLVTGPTGSGKTTTLYAGLSEINTPDRSIITVEDPVEYNLKGVGQIQVNQKTGLTFARGLRSIVRQDPDVILIGEIRDIETAEIAIQSALTGHLVFSTLHTNDAPGAVTRLVDLGVEPYLITSSVNHIIAQRLVRVLCPHCREEFVLSNADLSSFESINGLTPGQTVFKPKGCPKCFNTGYSGRQAIMEILPLDEGLKSLILETSDANLIKEAAIKKGMKTLRADGLTKVAQGITSLREVLRVTQE; the protein is encoded by the coding sequence ATGGAAAAATTAATCCAGCAGTTTATTGACAGGCTGGCAACGATTGTCACCCTGGACCATGAACAAAGGGAAAAAATTAGGGCTGCCTGTGCCAAGAATCCGGCACGGATGCCGGACATGGCCTGTGACACTAAACTTGTATCTGAATCCCAGTCTCTGAAAGCGTTAGGAGCGATCTACGGCATTGAATTTTTGGAAGATATCGCTTTTTTAAATCCGGATATGTCTGTGTCCGAGAAGATTACCCGCAAGTTTTTGAAAAAAAATCTTATTGTCCCGCTTAAGCCTGAAAACAAACGTCCGATCGTTGCTTTGAATGATCCATCGGATTTGAGCTATGTGGATGAGGTGGCCATGTATGTCGGCTTTGGGGACTATACCCTGGCGTTGGCCACAAGAGCCCAGATACTGAGTGCCGTCAATATGATTTTTGATCAGGAGGAGCATAATGTCCAGAAATTGATGGATGACATTGAAGATGATGAATTCCTCCACATTGAAGACATTGAGCAGACCGCAGATCTTTTGGATGACACCAGCGACGCCCCGGTCATTCGCCTGGTCAATCAGATGATATCCCAGTCGGTCAAGGCGGGTGCCAGCGATATTCACATCGAACCGTTTCAGGACGAGCTTGTTGTCCGGTACCGCATTGACGGCATACTCTATCCCATGATGTCTCCGCCCAAGATGTTCCAGTCCAGCCTGATTTCCAGGGTTAAAGTCATGGCTAAGATGAATATTGCCGAAAAGCGGATTCCCCAGGACGGCCGGGCCCAGGTCCGTCTTGGAAACCAGGAAATTGATATGCGTATTTCAACAGTGCCCACCAATTTCGGGGAGCGCCTGGTTATCCGGCTGTTGAACAAGTCCGGATCTTTCATGCAGATTTCGGAATTCGGCCTGTCCCAAGAAAATGAACGGCACCTGCATGAGATTTTCCGGCAGAACCACGGCATTGTCCTGGTTACAGGCCCCACGGGCAGTGGAAAGACTACCACCCTTTATGCGGGGTTGTCTGAAATCAACACCCCGGACCGGTCTATTATCACGGTTGAGGATCCAGTGGAATACAACTTGAAGGGGGTGGGGCAGATCCAGGTCAACCAGAAAACAGGCCTCACATTTGCCCGGGGACTTAGATCCATTGTTCGCCAGGATCCGGATGTTATTCTGATTGGTGAGATACGTGATATTGAAACGGCTGAAATTGCGATCCAGTCCGCTTTGACCGGGCACCTTGTGTTTTCCACCCTTCACACCAATGATGCCCCTGGTGCGGTGACTCGCCTGGTGGATTTGGGTGTGGAGCCTTACTTGATCACCTCTTCGGTGAATCATATAATTGCCCAGCGTCTTGTCCGGGTACTCTGCCCCCATTGCCGGGAGGAATTTGTCCTGTCCAATGCGGATTTGAGCAGTTTTGAAAGCATAAACGGGCTTACGCCGGGGCAGACGGTGTTCAAACCGAAAGGTTGCCCAAAATGTTTTAACACAGGATATTCGGGACGCCAGGCCATTATGGAGATTCTGCCCCTGGATGAGGGCTTGAAATCGCTTATCCTGGAAACTTCGGATGCCAACCTGATCAAGGAGGCTGCAATAAAAAAAGGAATGAAAACCCTGAGAGCCGACGGGTTGACCAAAGTAGCCCAGGGCATCACTTCCCTTCGGGAGGTGTTGCGCGTCACCCAGGAATAG
- a CDS encoding general secretion pathway protein GspK has product MNKLYSNQKGVALISTIAVIAILCVVALEAGRLAKQAASGTIIENDMFAAREMAMSGIHLAMMILAMDGADNEIDSIQEPWADPEQIAQAVETMGLNPANLSLKISDEMGKLQLNALLKQFPGNEINDGQMVVMERFFTLAAPEDKPEEAGSAVEIVNALKDWLDSKDDDTITGLTGAESNYYESLDVPYTCANGPLRHISELFLVKGVVDSILSPSYISQGMDESIQADAKDMLTVYGLAEGQDSEENRFEFSGKVNINTAPVAVLAALLPEGRDANAQELADYRSNKASLGMEYTHTLESGWFEDVIALSDDEKKAFEKVITYSSSVFKVDCTAKKNGSQVTLHAVIKREKQDMTGKWYCRILQMERG; this is encoded by the coding sequence GTGAATAAACTTTACAGCAATCAAAAAGGGGTGGCACTGATTTCCACCATTGCTGTGATTGCCATTCTTTGTGTTGTGGCGTTGGAGGCCGGGCGTCTTGCAAAGCAGGCAGCTTCCGGGACCATCATTGAGAATGATATGTTTGCAGCCCGGGAAATGGCCATGTCCGGTATTCATCTGGCCATGATGATTCTGGCCATGGACGGGGCGGACAACGAGATTGATTCCATTCAGGAACCATGGGCGGATCCTGAACAAATTGCCCAGGCTGTGGAAACCATGGGCTTAAATCCGGCAAATTTATCCCTGAAAATTTCCGATGAAATGGGAAAATTGCAGTTAAATGCATTGCTTAAACAATTTCCCGGCAATGAAATCAATGATGGTCAGATGGTGGTGATGGAACGGTTTTTCACCCTGGCAGCCCCGGAAGATAAGCCCGAAGAGGCCGGCAGCGCCGTTGAAATTGTTAATGCACTTAAGGATTGGCTTGACTCCAAGGACGATGATACCATAACAGGGTTGACAGGTGCCGAGTCCAACTATTATGAATCTCTGGATGTACCTTATACCTGTGCCAATGGGCCCTTAAGGCATATTAGTGAATTGTTTCTTGTCAAAGGGGTTGTTGACTCAATTTTATCCCCGTCATATATCAGTCAGGGAATGGATGAATCTATTCAGGCGGATGCAAAAGATATGTTGACGGTATATGGTCTTGCAGAGGGGCAGGACTCTGAAGAGAACCGGTTTGAATTTTCAGGCAAGGTAAATATTAATACCGCCCCGGTAGCGGTGCTTGCCGCGCTTCTGCCCGAAGGCCGTGACGCAAATGCCCAAGAGCTTGCCGACTATCGGTCCAACAAAGCAAGCCTTGGAATGGAATATACCCATACCCTTGAATCCGGGTGGTTTGAGGATGTCATTGCCCTAAGCGATGATGAAAAAAAGGCGTTTGAAAAGGTGATTACCTACTCAAGCAGTGTTTTCAAAGTAGACTGTACCGCAAAAAAAAACGGCTCTCAAGTAACCTTGCACGCTGTAATTAAACGGGAAAAACAGGATATGACAGGCAAATGGTATTGCCGGATTCTTCAAATGGAAAGAGGATAG
- a CDS encoding PilN domain-containing protein, producing the protein MAAPLLIIRENCTGIDAWLVEGRGRSQAVQALTRVTYKDLETDDLETVGENHTLFDTGLASVVQAIDPGIKKDRSVQVMLLLPAGRFYFRHTSLPFTSHSKIRQVLPLELKTRFPKELGPVVTDFFGYELKTQQSIPLVFSGSIEEEILESYHASLTAAGLKPVAIAPGALALVASFLKQNKEKKNFVFLDMDGCEMTLTLVAQANVVQVRTLSGDAASQLVEQTIRQMLLGFWQRFGVTETFHIYISGDLDGSAQKGMHDVLADILKFQSDFTGQDVCEPEQQDSMVEPAFVDVSQSLALMSPDLGMLNMCRGKYGSDSFVRIYAGYITSCVALALLAFILFVVNIHMDISRLEKQVDQKNQAMIAIYERAFPEKRIGNIDPLLLMQASVGELTRGGSANAGAENLDRVQAGIILQELSLCIPATVDVQVDRLMLDKARMILSGSADNYNTIDQVKGFIEKSPFFRKVNIGSAVAGKGGNRVDFKFIIEI; encoded by the coding sequence ATGGCAGCCCCTCTTTTGATCATTAGGGAGAATTGTACAGGAATTGATGCCTGGCTGGTGGAAGGACGCGGCAGGTCCCAAGCTGTTCAGGCGTTGACCCGTGTGACCTATAAAGATCTTGAAACGGATGATCTTGAAACGGTTGGGGAAAATCATACCCTGTTTGATACGGGACTGGCATCTGTTGTCCAGGCCATTGACCCGGGCATTAAAAAGGATCGCAGTGTTCAGGTCATGCTTCTTTTACCGGCCGGTCGGTTTTATTTTCGACATACCAGCTTACCTTTTACATCCCACTCAAAAATCCGGCAGGTTCTCCCCCTGGAACTCAAAACCCGGTTTCCAAAGGAGCTGGGCCCTGTGGTGACTGACTTTTTCGGGTATGAACTGAAAACACAACAGTCAATCCCTTTGGTTTTTTCCGGATCCATTGAGGAAGAAATACTTGAGTCTTACCATGCAAGCCTTACGGCAGCTGGCCTTAAACCTGTTGCCATTGCACCCGGAGCCCTGGCCCTGGTCGCCTCTTTCCTAAAACAGAACAAAGAAAAGAAAAATTTTGTTTTTCTGGACATGGACGGATGTGAGATGACTCTAACCCTGGTGGCCCAGGCAAATGTGGTGCAGGTTCGCACTCTTTCCGGGGACGCAGCTTCTCAACTGGTGGAACAGACCATCAGACAGATGCTGTTAGGGTTTTGGCAGCGTTTTGGCGTAACAGAAACCTTTCATATTTATATTTCTGGGGATCTTGACGGATCCGCCCAAAAGGGGATGCATGACGTCCTTGCAGATATTCTCAAGTTCCAGTCCGACTTTACCGGCCAGGATGTTTGTGAGCCGGAACAACAGGATTCAATGGTCGAACCGGCCTTTGTGGATGTATCCCAGAGCCTTGCACTGATGTCCCCGGACCTTGGCATGCTGAACATGTGCCGGGGCAAATATGGTTCAGATTCATTTGTCCGGATATACGCGGGTTATATCACAAGCTGCGTTGCCCTGGCCTTGCTTGCCTTTATTCTGTTCGTGGTCAATATCCACATGGATATATCACGGCTTGAGAAACAGGTTGATCAGAAAAATCAAGCCATGATTGCCATTTATGAAAGGGCATTTCCGGAAAAAAGAATAGGAAACATTGACCCTTTGCTGCTTATGCAGGCAAGTGTTGGAGAATTGACCCGGGGCGGTTCTGCAAATGCCGGTGCTGAAAACTTAGACCGTGTGCAGGCCGGCATTATCCTGCAGGAGTTATCCCTTTGTATCCCTGCAACCGTTGATGTTCAGGTGGACCGGTTGATGCTGGATAAAGCGCGGATGATCCTGTCCGGGTCTGCGGATAATTATAATACCATTGATCAGGTAAAGGGTTTCATTGAAAAGTCGCCGTTTTTTAGAAAGGTGAATATCGGCAGTGCAGTGGCGGGAAAGGGCGGCAACCGGGTGGATTTTAAATTTATTATTGAGATCTGA
- a CDS encoding M48 family metalloprotease: MEQIKSTGITRRDFLQGCTATAITLAGAGLFQGCAIDPVTGQKQLMLMSRDQEISIDKQQSPFQFSSDYGVTQDKGLNRYVAGVGNSMLPQVHRPDMPYNFQVVNATYVNAYAFPGGSIAVTRGILLELDNEAELASLLGHELGHVNARHAAEQQSKGQISSIIVAGLAVAAETQGAGLGDWAQKLGGLGQGLFLSKYSRDNEREADSLGHQYMARSGHNSKGFTGLMEMLNEMNTTKPNSTQMLFATHPMSRERLDSARNRDNGIYRETHSLNLYRDRYMDHTANLRSQKALIAKLQEADKFLAKTQYDQAEGALMSALRLKDNDYTAQVMTAKCMLIRKKNKTAAYHAGLAKQLFPRENQGHYISGLSNLALKKPMQAHADFAASSRLLPGNPQTTFYQGYALDMAGRKQPAAQEYAAYLKEINYASNKYSQYAYKRLKAWNYIE; this comes from the coding sequence ATGGAACAGATTAAAAGCACCGGAATAACCCGGCGGGACTTTTTGCAGGGCTGTACGGCAACGGCCATAACCTTGGCAGGCGCGGGACTTTTTCAGGGATGCGCCATTGATCCGGTCACCGGACAAAAGCAGTTGATGCTCATGAGCCGGGATCAGGAAATATCCATAGATAAACAGCAGTCGCCCTTTCAATTTTCTTCGGACTACGGCGTAACCCAGGATAAAGGACTGAACCGGTATGTTGCCGGCGTGGGTAACTCCATGCTGCCCCAGGTCCACCGTCCCGACATGCCCTATAATTTCCAGGTGGTCAATGCTACCTATGTAAACGCCTATGCGTTTCCCGGCGGCTCCATCGCCGTGACCCGGGGAATTTTACTGGAGCTTGACAATGAGGCGGAGCTGGCCTCACTTCTGGGGCACGAACTGGGGCATGTCAATGCACGGCATGCGGCCGAACAGCAATCCAAAGGACAGATATCGTCCATTATAGTGGCAGGTCTTGCAGTGGCAGCAGAGACCCAGGGTGCCGGATTGGGCGATTGGGCCCAGAAGCTTGGGGGCCTGGGACAGGGCTTGTTCCTGTCCAAATACTCACGGGATAACGAACGTGAGGCCGATTCTTTAGGGCACCAGTACATGGCCCGGTCCGGACACAACTCCAAAGGGTTTACCGGTCTTATGGAGATGCTCAACGAAATGAATACCACAAAGCCCAATTCAACCCAGATGCTGTTTGCCACCCATCCCATGAGCCGGGAGAGATTGGATTCCGCCAGAAACAGAGACAACGGCATATACCGGGAAACCCATTCCCTGAATCTGTACCGCGACCGGTATATGGACCACACAGCGAATTTAAGGTCGCAGAAAGCCTTGATCGCCAAACTCCAGGAAGCAGATAAATTCCTGGCCAAAACGCAGTATGACCAGGCCGAGGGTGCGTTGATGTCTGCACTCAGATTAAAAGACAATGATTATACAGCCCAGGTGATGACAGCCAAGTGCATGTTGATCAGGAAAAAAAATAAGACCGCCGCATACCATGCCGGCCTTGCCAAACAACTTTTCCCCCGGGAAAACCAGGGACATTATATTTCAGGGCTTTCCAATCTGGCGTTAAAAAAACCCATGCAGGCCCATGCGGACTTCGCTGCATCAAGCAGGCTGCTGCCGGGAAATCCCCAGACAACCTTTTACCAGGGCTACGCCCTTGACATGGCCGGCAGAAAACAGCCGGCAGCCCAGGAATATGCAGCATATCTCAAAGAGATCAATTATGCGTCAAATAAATACAGCCAGTATGCGTATAAGCGGCTTAAAGCATGGAATTATATTGAATAG
- a CDS encoding PilZ domain-containing protein, with protein sequence MTIPTVYVTSELKATIACESCGKSYTKDVSKFIEHKARVRLKYKCTCGHISSVMLERRRIIRKEVRLKGVLIQNRKQYPGVITDLSRNGIRFKTLEKAFIEEDNTAEVKFVLDNPNRSEIRRQIRIRKAFSDYSFGCEFEDTEHFDDLGKYFLFYF encoded by the coding sequence ATGACGATACCAACAGTCTATGTAACCTCGGAGTTAAAGGCGACCATTGCCTGTGAATCATGCGGAAAGTCCTACACCAAGGACGTGTCCAAATTCATCGAGCACAAAGCCCGGGTCCGGTTGAAATACAAATGCACGTGTGGGCATATTTCCAGCGTAATGTTAGAAAGACGGCGGATTATCCGCAAGGAAGTCCGCCTTAAAGGGGTGCTCATCCAGAACAGGAAGCAGTACCCCGGTGTGATCACGGACCTCTCCCGTAACGGCATCCGGTTTAAAACTCTGGAAAAGGCATTTATCGAAGAGGACAATACGGCTGAGGTCAAGTTTGTTCTGGACAATCCCAACCGCTCCGAGATTCGTAGACAGATAAGGATCAGGAAAGCCTTTTCCGATTACAGCTTTGGCTGCGAATTTGAGGATACCGAGCATTTCGACGATCTGGGAAAGTATTTTTTGTTTTATTTTTGA
- the gspD gene encoding type II secretion system secretin GspD, with protein sequence MLLDRRYAFTSKHICLILLVLALSGLCPVQAAQSQDTSEFVSMDFNDVDIGVFIKFISKLTQKNFVVDTKVRGKVTIISPEKISVDDAYKVFESVLDIYGFATVETGSVVKIIPAVDARGDNVDTRVAMHAEQASDKLVTRLIPLTYASSDELKSLLTPMLAKGSLVLSHADSNMLIVTATLASIDRLLKLIKAIDVEGVGRKITILPIKYADAEKMVTNLTKIYSAKAKKILRSRKKTSDDFSVEMVADERTNSIILLASEQESAQITALVDALDKEVPKGEEKIRVYYLEHAIAEDLAAVLQEIPEKSSSNSKKDGQKKAPLLSDDIKITADKATNSLIIIADKDDYPVLEEVIKKLDVPRSMVYIECLLMEMNAERSLDFGMEWQVEGTIGSSPAFGRFGTSSSSLGAWDNERDLELPSGFSMGVFGGDFKAIIQAYKEDSDVKILATPQLLTTENEEASITIGKNVAYQTRGGTEDTSETSYNTYEYKDVGITLKITPSISQDRLVRLDFYEEVTKLDTANTTNADRPTTLKRELETTIIVKDGNTVVIGGLIDETLSKEVGQTPCLGDIPVLGNAFKSRSSGSDRTNLFIFLNPRVVKNTLEAKEIYQEKKDEMDELQKQEIKLYDEDAPIKSILLN encoded by the coding sequence ATGTTACTGGACCGGCGTTACGCTTTCACAAGCAAACACATCTGCTTAATCCTTCTGGTGTTGGCACTGTCCGGGCTTTGTCCGGTGCAAGCGGCACAGAGTCAGGACACGTCGGAATTTGTGTCCATGGATTTTAATGATGTTGATATCGGTGTGTTCATTAAATTCATCAGCAAACTGACCCAGAAAAACTTTGTGGTGGACACCAAGGTAAGAGGAAAGGTTACTATTATTTCTCCTGAAAAAATATCCGTGGATGACGCGTATAAGGTATTTGAATCGGTTCTGGATATTTACGGGTTTGCCACGGTTGAAACCGGAAGTGTTGTCAAGATTATTCCTGCTGTGGATGCCAGGGGGGATAATGTGGACACCCGTGTGGCAATGCATGCGGAACAGGCATCCGATAAACTGGTCACCCGGCTTATCCCTCTGACTTACGCAAGCTCCGATGAGCTTAAATCCCTTTTAACCCCCATGCTTGCAAAGGGCAGTCTCGTTTTATCCCATGCCGACTCGAATATGCTCATTGTTACGGCAACCCTTGCCAGCATTGACCGGCTGCTCAAGCTGATCAAAGCCATTGATGTGGAAGGGGTGGGCCGCAAAATCACCATTTTGCCCATCAAATATGCAGATGCCGAAAAAATGGTCACCAATCTGACCAAGATTTATTCAGCAAAAGCAAAAAAAATTTTAAGAAGCAGGAAAAAAACCAGCGATGATTTTTCTGTGGAGATGGTAGCCGATGAACGGACCAATTCCATTATCCTTTTGGCCAGTGAACAGGAAAGCGCACAGATTACAGCACTTGTGGATGCTTTAGACAAAGAGGTACCAAAAGGGGAAGAAAAGATCCGGGTCTATTATCTCGAGCATGCCATTGCCGAAGACTTAGCCGCTGTGCTTCAGGAAATTCCCGAAAAAAGCAGCAGTAATTCAAAAAAGGATGGGCAGAAAAAAGCACCTCTTTTGTCCGATGACATCAAAATAACGGCGGATAAAGCCACCAACTCCTTGATTATTATAGCGGATAAAGATGATTATCCGGTGCTGGAAGAGGTGATTAAAAAATTGGATGTGCCCAGATCCATGGTCTATATTGAATGTTTGCTCATGGAGATGAACGCAGAACGGTCCCTTGATTTTGGTATGGAATGGCAGGTTGAGGGAACGATTGGCAGCAGCCCCGCGTTTGGCAGATTCGGCACCTCTTCTTCGTCTTTAGGAGCTTGGGATAATGAGAGGGATTTGGAGCTGCCCAGCGGTTTTTCCATGGGTGTCTTCGGTGGAGACTTCAAGGCCATTATCCAGGCATACAAGGAAGATTCAGATGTGAAAATTTTGGCCACGCCCCAACTTTTGACCACGGAAAACGAGGAGGCCTCCATTACCATTGGTAAAAATGTGGCTTACCAAACCCGGGGCGGTACCGAAGACACTTCCGAGACCAGCTACAATACATACGAATACAAGGACGTGGGTATTACCCTGAAAATCACTCCGTCCATCAGCCAGGACCGGCTGGTAAGATTGGATTTCTATGAGGAAGTTACCAAACTGGACACCGCAAACACCACCAATGCGGACCGGCCCACCACCTTGAAACGGGAACTTGAAACCACCATTATTGTGAAAGATGGTAATACCGTGGTGATTGGCGGGCTGATTGACGAGACGCTGAGCAAGGAAGTGGGCCAGACGCCGTGCCTGGGTGATATACCTGTTCTGGGCAATGCCTTTAAAAGCCGGTCTTCGGGCAGTGACAGAACCAATCTTTTTATTTTCCTGAACCCCAGGGTGGTTAAAAATACCTTGGAGGCAAAAGAGATTTATCAGGAAAAAAAGGATGAGATGGATGAACTTCAGAAACAGGAAATCAAATTGTATGATGAAGATGCGCCCATAAAAAGCATTCTTTTGAATTGA